One Solibacillus sp. R5-41 DNA segment encodes these proteins:
- a CDS encoding sensor histidine kinase, with the protein MIEELLHLARREEVDENAVTDVELVLENVEQELLLLYPYVQFKRDVIGQKKLASITEQAAGQIFRNIMSNGIRYNDKEQKIQLSIHYTELAIMVTIRDNGIGISEKHLPFIFDRFYRVDEARSNHIGGTGLGLSISKMLAEKYRIEIDVKSSVNNGTSFILKFPLK; encoded by the coding sequence ATGATCGAGGAATTATTACATTTAGCAAGAAGAGAAGAAGTAGATGAAAACGCGGTTACTGATGTGGAACTTGTGTTGGAAAATGTGGAACAGGAATTACTGCTACTGTATCCGTATGTACAATTTAAACGTGATGTTATAGGACAGAAAAAACTTGCTTCTATTACAGAACAAGCAGCAGGTCAAATTTTTAGAAATATTATGAGTAATGGCATTCGGTATAATGATAAGGAGCAAAAAATACAACTATCTATTCATTATACTGAGCTAGCTATTATGGTCACAATACGAGATAATGGGATAGGTATTTCAGAAAAGCATTTGCCTTTTATTTTTGATCGTTTTTACCGAGTCGATGAAGCACGCTCAAATCACATCGGTGGGACGGGTTTAGGATTAAGTATCTCAAAAATGCTCGCTGAAAAATACCGAATCGAGATCGATGTAAAAAGTTCTGTAAATAATGGGACCTCATTTATACTTAAATTCCCTTTAAAGTAG
- a CDS encoding amino acid ABC transporter permease, whose translation MAFLDSVWTLFITNWEVFLRGAYTALILAVIGTIFGVLIGFFIGIMHTIPQRKKSAKTYLLKLVNFILTAYVEIFRGTPMMVQAMVVFYGLFYLGIDIDRFLAASIVISLNTGAYMSEYVRGGIVSVDKGQFEAAQAIGMNHLQTMIHVVLPQVARNILPATGNQLVMNIKDSSVLSVISVVELFFTANSVAGSNYKYIEAFFIASVLYFIMTFTVTRFLLQFEKKMDGPESFKVELITGNKLEKEGE comes from the coding sequence ATGGCATTTTTAGATTCAGTTTGGACGTTGTTCATAACTAACTGGGAAGTATTTTTACGTGGTGCATATACAGCGCTCATCCTAGCAGTTATCGGGACAATTTTCGGTGTCCTTATTGGTTTTTTCATTGGAATTATGCATACGATTCCACAACGTAAAAAATCAGCAAAAACGTATTTACTAAAACTCGTTAATTTCATTTTAACAGCCTATGTTGAAATATTCCGAGGAACACCAATGATGGTACAGGCAATGGTTGTCTTTTATGGTTTATTCTATTTAGGAATTGATATCGATCGTTTTTTAGCAGCAAGCATTGTAATTAGTTTAAATACTGGTGCGTATATGTCGGAATACGTGCGTGGTGGGATTGTATCAGTTGATAAAGGTCAATTTGAAGCAGCGCAAGCCATTGGTATGAATCATTTACAAACAATGATCCATGTTGTATTACCTCAAGTCGCACGCAATATTTTACCAGCAACAGGGAACCAACTTGTTATGAATATTAAAGATTCATCCGTGCTGAGCGTTATTTCAGTAGTGGAGCTATTCTTTACAGCCAACTCTGTAGCAGGAAGTAATTATAAATATATTGAAGCCTTCTTCATTGCGTCTGTACTGTACTTTATAATGACCTTCACAGTGACGCGCTTCTTATTACAATTTGAAAAGAAAATGGACGGGCCAGAATCCTTTAAAGTGGAGTTAATTACGGGAAACAAATTAGAAAAGGAAGGTGAATAA
- a CDS encoding 2-oxoglutarate dehydrogenase E1 component — MSNNVLPAGSVWSAFSGPNLGYVMEQYDLYLQSPEEVELQLVELFQAYGAPVFSDGATVVTGDTTGTGDYTKVLAAVKLAAAIREYGHLAADLYPLKNRTLETNRIKESVFNLTDADLVAIPATVFFKNVPAGIANGKDAIAYLKAIYTDKVGVEYSHLQNDVEREWIQSKIESGVFKNALSSDEKKAVLERLTRVENFEKFIHKTFVGQKRFSGEGLDTQIILLDEILKGSENNGVKNARIGMAHRGRLNVLTHILNKPYDMMFSDFAHVSNELFMPEDGKLEITKGWTGDVKYHMGASYMRATGMNVKLAYNPSHLEVGNPVVLGAARAVQDDTTAPGTAKHDASKAVGILLHGDAAFAGQGIVTEGFNFSQTEGFSTGGTVHIISNNMIGFTTELYDSRSSVYSSDPAKGYDIPVIHVNADSPETVAQVGRFIAEYRAKFGKDIVIDLIGYRRYGHNETDDPTVTNPETYKLVAKHEPIRALYGAELAATNVVTAEQVKELDTTIYAEMQAAYDHVKSMAEKDEHIAIEMPEELKVEFPEVDTTVDFDRLNKVNEDLLVFEGGFQPQNKLGKILEKRREAFATNKIDWGHAETLAYATITQDATPVRFTGQDAQRGTFSQRHLVLHDKNNGNEYTPLHHIDGVKASFTVCNSPLTEAGVVGYEYGYNLENENVLSIWEAQFGDFANMAQVMFDNFISSARAKWGQKSGFVILLPHGYEGQGPEHSSSRMERFLQLSAENNWFVANCSNAGNYYHLLRRQAGLLGTEGVRPLVVVSPKSLLRHPLAAASAEQLATGRFQEVIEQEGLGKNVAAVEKVVLGTGKVMIDLAERVKDGEGFDHLHIVRVEQIYPFPKQQVADIIARFPNVKEIVWVQEEPKNQGSWMYVLETLYDMADGKKVSYVGRPAMSSTSEGDGDSHKAAQTKLITEALEK, encoded by the coding sequence ATGTCGAACAATGTATTACCTGCAGGTTCCGTTTGGTCAGCGTTTTCTGGTCCTAACTTAGGTTATGTGATGGAACAGTATGACCTATACTTGCAATCTCCTGAAGAGGTAGAACTACAATTAGTAGAATTATTCCAAGCATATGGTGCACCTGTATTTTCTGATGGTGCAACTGTTGTTACAGGGGACACAACAGGCACTGGTGATTACACGAAAGTTTTAGCTGCAGTAAAATTAGCAGCAGCAATTCGTGAATATGGTCATTTAGCTGCGGATTTATATCCATTAAAAAATCGTACTTTAGAGACTAATCGAATTAAAGAAAGCGTATTCAATTTAACTGATGCAGATTTAGTGGCTATACCAGCAACAGTATTTTTCAAAAATGTTCCAGCGGGTATCGCGAACGGGAAAGATGCGATTGCTTATTTAAAAGCCATTTATACAGATAAAGTAGGCGTAGAATATTCACATTTACAAAATGATGTGGAGCGTGAGTGGATACAATCTAAAATTGAATCAGGCGTATTCAAAAATGCTTTATCATCAGATGAGAAAAAAGCAGTTTTAGAGCGATTAACACGCGTTGAAAACTTTGAGAAATTTATCCATAAAACATTTGTTGGTCAAAAACGTTTCTCTGGTGAAGGTTTAGATACACAAATTATTTTATTAGATGAAATTTTAAAAGGCTCAGAAAACAACGGCGTGAAAAACGCGCGTATTGGTATGGCTCACCGTGGCCGTTTAAATGTATTAACACATATTTTAAACAAACCATATGACATGATGTTCTCTGACTTTGCTCACGTTTCAAACGAATTATTTATGCCTGAAGACGGCAAACTTGAAATTACAAAAGGTTGGACGGGCGACGTAAAATATCACATGGGTGCATCGTATATGCGCGCAACTGGCATGAACGTTAAACTTGCTTACAATCCATCACACTTAGAAGTAGGGAACCCAGTTGTATTAGGTGCGGCTCGTGCTGTTCAGGACGATACAACTGCTCCAGGTACGGCTAAGCATGACGCGTCAAAAGCAGTAGGTATTTTACTTCATGGTGACGCGGCGTTTGCTGGTCAAGGTATCGTAACAGAAGGCTTTAACTTCTCTCAAACAGAAGGCTTCTCTACGGGCGGTACGGTTCACATTATTTCGAACAACATGATTGGTTTCACAACGGAATTATATGATTCACGTTCATCTGTTTATTCATCAGATCCTGCAAAAGGTTATGATATTCCAGTTATCCATGTGAATGCAGATAGCCCAGAGACGGTTGCACAAGTAGGTCGTTTCATCGCGGAATACCGTGCGAAATTCGGAAAAGACATCGTAATTGACTTAATTGGTTACCGCCGTTATGGTCACAACGAAACGGATGATCCGACAGTAACAAACCCAGAAACGTATAAGTTAGTTGCAAAACATGAACCTATTCGTGCGCTATATGGTGCTGAGTTAGCGGCTACAAACGTTGTAACAGCTGAACAAGTGAAAGAGCTTGATACAACGATTTACGCAGAAATGCAAGCAGCGTACGATCACGTGAAATCAATGGCAGAAAAAGATGAGCATATTGCAATCGAAATGCCAGAAGAATTAAAGGTAGAATTCCCAGAAGTCGACACAACAGTTGATTTTGATCGTTTAAACAAAGTAAATGAAGATTTATTAGTGTTTGAAGGTGGATTCCAACCACAAAACAAACTAGGTAAAATTTTAGAAAAACGTCGTGAAGCATTTGCAACGAATAAAATCGATTGGGGTCATGCGGAAACATTAGCTTATGCGACAATTACGCAAGACGCTACACCAGTTCGTTTTACAGGTCAAGATGCACAACGCGGTACGTTCTCTCAACGTCACTTAGTTCTTCATGACAAAAATAATGGTAATGAATATACGCCATTACACCACATAGATGGCGTGAAAGCGTCATTCACAGTTTGCAACTCACCACTTACTGAAGCTGGTGTAGTTGGCTATGAATATGGGTATAACTTAGAAAATGAGAATGTATTATCGATTTGGGAAGCACAATTCGGTGACTTCGCAAACATGGCACAAGTAATGTTCGATAACTTCATTTCAAGTGCACGCGCTAAATGGGGTCAAAAATCAGGCTTTGTTATCCTTTTACCACATGGTTATGAAGGTCAAGGTCCTGAGCACTCATCTAGTCGTATGGAACGTTTCTTACAATTATCAGCTGAAAACAACTGGTTCGTAGCAAACTGTTCAAATGCAGGCAACTACTATCACTTATTACGTCGCCAAGCTGGTCTTTTAGGCACAGAAGGTGTACGTCCATTAGTAGTCGTTTCTCCTAAATCTTTATTACGTCACCCATTAGCAGCAGCTAGTGCGGAACAACTTGCAACTGGTCGCTTCCAAGAAGTGATTGAGCAAGAAGGCTTAGGCAAAAACGTAGCAGCAGTAGAAAAAGTAGTACTTGGTACGGGTAAAGTGATGATTGACTTAGCTGAACGTGTGAAAGATGGCGAAGGTTTCGACCACTTACACATCGTACGTGTTGAGCAAATTTATCCATTCCCGAAACAACAAGTGGCGGATATTATTGCACGCTTCCCGAATGTGAAAGAAATCGTTTGGGTACAAGAAGAGCCGAAAAACCAAGGTTCTTGGATGTATGTACTTGAAACACTTTACGATATGGCTGATGGTAAAAAAGTTAGCTATGTAGGACGTCCTGCAATGAGCTCGACTTCTGAAGGAGACGGCGATTCTCATAAAGCTGCTCAAACTAAATTAATTACAGAAGCATTAGAAAAATAA
- a CDS encoding 5-bromo-4-chloroindolyl phosphate hydrolysis family protein, with protein MLGPINYLTRHFINVLAGSTAFIVSVVNISGIAMILSLPLAMGAYYLSNKITFAVQNANQRKKIGLSKSEYQLIDAQLKQAKAHTQSLTQQIVRVRSIRSFKQINEMSKLSKRIINIVQTNPQKFYAVEDFFYAHLPSAVQLSDKYTLLTKEQVTGNEIHLALEDTRKTLKDLHVTMEEDLKNALASDIENLKIELDFAKMSNEKRKERLKVGGE; from the coding sequence ATGCTTGGTCCTATCAATTATTTAACACGCCATTTCATTAATGTACTAGCAGGTTCTACAGCATTCATCGTATCGGTAGTAAACATTTCAGGAATTGCTATGATTTTGTCACTACCGCTTGCAATGGGTGCCTATTATTTATCCAATAAAATCACATTCGCCGTGCAAAATGCGAATCAGCGCAAGAAAATTGGTCTATCCAAATCGGAATATCAATTAATCGACGCGCAGCTTAAACAAGCGAAGGCTCATACACAATCTTTAACACAACAAATTGTTCGTGTAAGATCCATTCGTTCTTTTAAACAAATTAATGAAATGTCGAAACTATCAAAACGTATTATCAATATTGTTCAGACAAATCCACAAAAATTTTATGCCGTAGAGGATTTCTTCTATGCCCATCTTCCGTCTGCTGTTCAATTATCTGATAAATATACATTGTTAACGAAAGAACAAGTGACTGGTAATGAGATTCATTTAGCGCTAGAAGATACACGAAAAACGTTAAAAGATCTCCACGTTACAATGGAAGAAGATTTAAAAAATGCGTTAGCTTCGGATATTGAAAATTTAAAAATAGAGCTTGATTTCGCAAAAATGTCCAATGAAAAACGCAAAGAACGATTAAAAGTCGGCGGTGAGTAA
- a CDS encoding globin-coupled sensor protein — protein MFSKFKPKAELQDLFERGTDINASARFLQTLTFNNFKQRDQENLVKIYERIQTLTPTMNVIFNTYLKEIAPNGQNPISEAQIERYLKQFFLCERNDDYADQSLHFFNLLRENHFEPGKLIVVFNQFSFYVTTLILHHFALKPHVAFNYMKSLSAAVNIDQELLVEVMTERLIENVIEELSTLTDANANIMYMKDLIQSLDTQSDDIASSTAASQELAASIAEIARSSSAIAEKTNESVENAVKGKQSIEHALTEIFTTEETFTEIVHSFKELQKHVNDIESVVTLINQIADQTNLLALNASIEAARAGEHGKGFAVVAQEVRKLAENTVSALGEVSTNVQSLKSYSNNVASSITETTTIIREATDEAKESLPLLNSIVDIIESINTDVTITAAASEEQAASIDEISVRMVQISNLQEDIRAFGNDTSRDIHKLGLEITRFRNEITANNNVQLSSISLLQLSKADHILWKWRVYNMFLGLEKLSPNDVSSHFDCRLGKWYTSDKTIARFSKHDSYKQLDRYHMQVHSSAKSAVEQFNAGNTMNAETHLLEIEAASRKVISYINDLIEVINKERIMQ, from the coding sequence ATGTTTTCTAAATTTAAACCGAAAGCAGAATTACAAGATCTTTTCGAAAGAGGGACTGATATTAATGCATCCGCGCGCTTTTTACAAACACTGACTTTCAATAATTTCAAACAGCGTGACCAAGAGAATCTTGTGAAAATATATGAGCGTATTCAAACATTAACACCTACAATGAATGTCATTTTTAATACATATCTAAAAGAAATAGCCCCTAATGGACAAAATCCTATTTCAGAAGCACAAATTGAACGGTATTTAAAGCAATTCTTTTTATGTGAGCGCAATGATGATTATGCAGATCAGTCCCTTCATTTTTTCAATTTATTACGTGAAAATCATTTTGAGCCAGGTAAACTTATTGTCGTATTTAACCAATTCTCATTCTATGTCACAACATTAATTTTACATCATTTTGCATTAAAGCCACATGTCGCTTTCAATTATATGAAATCTTTATCTGCGGCTGTAAATATTGACCAGGAATTATTAGTAGAAGTAATGACAGAGCGTTTAATTGAAAATGTCATTGAAGAACTTTCTACTTTAACCGATGCGAATGCCAATATTATGTATATGAAAGATTTAATCCAAAGCTTAGATACACAATCCGATGATATTGCAAGCTCTACGGCAGCTTCTCAGGAACTCGCGGCTTCTATCGCTGAAATTGCTCGTTCTTCATCTGCTATTGCAGAAAAAACAAACGAATCGGTTGAAAATGCGGTGAAAGGAAAGCAATCCATTGAACATGCATTAACTGAAATCTTTACAACAGAAGAAACTTTCACAGAAATCGTTCATAGTTTTAAGGAACTACAAAAGCATGTGAATGACATTGAAAGTGTTGTTACATTAATCAATCAAATTGCCGATCAAACGAATTTACTTGCGTTAAATGCATCAATTGAGGCGGCACGTGCTGGTGAGCATGGAAAAGGATTTGCCGTTGTCGCACAGGAAGTTCGAAAATTAGCAGAAAATACAGTATCAGCTCTTGGCGAAGTTTCAACTAATGTTCAATCGTTAAAAAGCTATTCAAATAATGTCGCTTCCTCGATTACAGAAACAACGACGATCATTCGTGAAGCAACAGACGAAGCAAAGGAATCATTACCTTTATTAAATTCCATCGTTGATATTATCGAAAGTATTAATACAGATGTGACAATAACGGCTGCCGCATCAGAGGAACAAGCGGCATCTATTGATGAAATTTCTGTACGAATGGTTCAAATTTCAAACTTACAAGAAGATATACGTGCATTTGGGAATGATACATCACGAGATATTCATAAACTAGGCTTGGAAATTACACGCTTTAGAAATGAAATCACAGCGAATAATAATGTTCAACTTTCAAGTATTTCTTTACTTCAGCTATCAAAAGCGGATCATATCTTATGGAAATGGCGTGTGTACAATATGTTCCTTGGTTTAGAAAAGTTATCACCAAATGACGTATCCTCTCACTTCGATTGCCGTCTAGGGAAATGGTATACATCCGATAAGACGATTGCTCGATTTAGCAAGCATGATTCTTATAAACAATTGGACCGTTATCATATGCAAGTGCATAGTTCTGCAAAATCGGCCGTTGAGCAATTTAACGCTGGGAATACAATGAATGCAGAAACACACTTACTTGAAATTGAGGCAGCATCACGAAAAGTAATTAGCTATATAAATGACTTAATCGAGGTTATTAATAAAGAACGCATTATGCAATAA
- a CDS encoding toxic anion resistance protein yields the protein MGTEINPFDAFTSSGSVDIQASREQFAVNVANNATTPLFTSLSTISKQRAVHLAADLPIHQYEQILVFGLPAQEALKKFTSQMLNYIQRKDVSRVGEVLSDLMQHLEEIDPDALVEEEKGFFARIFNRPKQSIQEIMTHYNKLSKRIDRLSIQLSHTQNGLLADYQFLNELYAVNEEYFQEVNVFIASLEIKKQHLQEVILPTIQQALLENTDPFKQNELNDLQMQIEWLDRRMYDLEISREVAIQYAPQIRLIQQTNQLLIEKIQSSIMNTIPLWQSQIAMLLSMNNQRRAMQSQQRLMDASEELLRKNGKMLESTSKSSKRLAVNHEDIDRFKQTQLRLLQDIEDTLRVQVTSNEKRHEIEHIIIEQK from the coding sequence ATGGGAACAGAAATAAACCCTTTCGATGCTTTCACATCTAGTGGAAGTGTCGATATTCAAGCATCACGAGAACAATTTGCGGTGAATGTTGCCAACAATGCAACAACACCGCTTTTTACGTCGCTTAGTACAATTTCCAAACAACGGGCTGTACATTTAGCAGCAGATTTACCAATCCATCAATATGAACAAATTCTAGTATTCGGTTTACCGGCACAAGAAGCACTAAAAAAATTCACCTCACAAATGCTTAATTATATCCAGCGAAAAGATGTTTCGAGAGTTGGTGAAGTGCTGTCTGATTTGATGCAACATCTAGAAGAAATCGATCCTGATGCATTAGTGGAAGAGGAAAAAGGATTTTTTGCCCGCATTTTTAATCGTCCTAAACAGTCGATTCAAGAAATTATGACCCATTACAACAAGCTAAGTAAACGGATTGATCGACTCAGCATCCAATTATCACATACGCAAAATGGGTTATTGGCGGACTATCAGTTTTTAAATGAGTTATATGCTGTCAATGAAGAATATTTCCAAGAAGTTAATGTTTTTATTGCTTCACTAGAAATAAAAAAACAGCATCTTCAAGAAGTTATTTTGCCTACGATTCAGCAAGCTTTGTTGGAAAATACGGATCCCTTTAAACAAAATGAATTGAACGACCTGCAAATGCAAATTGAGTGGCTTGATCGACGGATGTATGATTTAGAAATATCACGTGAGGTAGCAATCCAATACGCACCGCAAATTCGATTAATTCAACAAACGAACCAGCTACTAATTGAGAAAATTCAAAGTTCGATTATGAATACTATCCCGCTTTGGCAATCACAAATTGCGATGCTCCTTAGCATGAATAACCAAAGACGTGCCATGCAGTCTCAACAGCGCTTAATGGATGCATCAGAGGAGCTTTTACGTAAAAACGGGAAAATGCTCGAGTCAACATCTAAGAGTAGCAAACGACTTGCTGTGAATCATGAGGATATAGATCGTTTCAAGCAAACACAATTAAGATTGCTACAAGATATAGAAGATACGTTGCGCGTGCAAGTGACGAGCAATGAAAAGCGTCATGAAATCGAACATATTATTATTGAGCAAAAATAA
- a CDS encoding amino acid ABC transporter ATP-binding protein gives MTAVIEIQHLNKKFGDHEVLKDVNFQVNKGEVVTLIGSSGSGKSTLLRCINLLEMPTAGEIIYNNKTILAENHNIEKYRTHLGMVFQSFNLFNNLNVLGNCVVGQQKVLKRSKEQAEANALKYLELVGMSAYKNAKPRQLSGGQKQRVAIARALAMDPDVMLFDEPTSALDPEMVGEVLKVMRMLASQGNTMLIVTHEMEFAKEVSDRIVFMDKGVIVEEGHPSEVLVNPKNDRTKEFLKRTLK, from the coding sequence ATGACAGCAGTGATTGAGATTCAACATTTAAATAAAAAATTCGGTGATCATGAAGTTTTAAAAGATGTCAATTTCCAAGTGAACAAAGGAGAAGTTGTCACGCTAATCGGTTCTTCAGGATCGGGTAAATCAACGCTACTCCGTTGTATTAACTTACTTGAAATGCCAACAGCTGGTGAAATTATTTATAATAATAAAACGATATTAGCGGAAAATCATAACATTGAAAAATACCGCACCCATCTTGGAATGGTATTCCAATCATTCAACTTATTTAATAATTTAAATGTGCTTGGTAACTGTGTTGTCGGCCAACAAAAGGTATTAAAGCGCTCAAAAGAACAAGCAGAAGCAAATGCGTTGAAATACCTAGAGCTAGTCGGGATGAGTGCGTATAAAAACGCAAAGCCACGTCAATTATCAGGGGGGCAAAAGCAGCGTGTTGCGATTGCTCGTGCACTTGCGATGGATCCAGATGTCATGCTCTTTGATGAGCCGACGTCGGCATTAGACCCAGAAATGGTGGGAGAAGTATTAAAAGTCATGCGTATGCTAGCAAGCCAAGGAAATACAATGCTTATTGTGACGCATGAAATGGAATTTGCGAAAGAAGTTTCAGACCGCATTGTTTTTATGGACAAAGGGGTGATCGTAGAAGAGGGCCACCCAAGTGAGGTATTAGTAAACCCTAAAAATGACCGAACGAAAGAGTTTTTAAAACGCACATTAAAATAA
- a CDS encoding transporter substrate-binding domain-containing protein, whose translation MKKNLVLVLTLMAMMLVLAACGSDKEEGTTESEGSTSKKVLKVGMEAGYAPFNWSQSNDSFGAVAISGSKEFAAGYDVEFAKRIAEGLNMELQIVKTDWDGLVPSLQSGAIDLVIAGMSPTDKRKESIDFTENYYTSDYVIVVKADGPYASAKSINDFAGAKVTGQQATTHYDVIDQMDGVKKEVAATDFGAMRVQLTSGAIDAYVSERPEGISAELAMKNIKYIVPEPNFEADPSTTAVAVGLKKGSNLAEQINKVLAEIPEEERQKLMEDAIANQPAAQ comes from the coding sequence ATGAAAAAGAATTTAGTATTAGTTTTAACATTAATGGCGATGATGCTTGTATTAGCAGCGTGTGGATCAGACAAGGAAGAAGGAACTACTGAATCAGAGGGATCTACATCAAAAAAGGTGTTAAAAGTTGGAATGGAAGCAGGCTATGCACCATTTAACTGGTCACAAAGCAATGATTCATTTGGCGCGGTAGCCATTTCAGGTTCAAAGGAATTTGCAGCAGGATACGATGTTGAATTCGCAAAACGTATTGCTGAAGGTTTGAATATGGAATTACAAATTGTAAAAACTGACTGGGATGGCTTAGTCCCATCATTACAATCAGGTGCGATCGATTTAGTTATTGCGGGAATGTCACCAACAGATAAACGAAAAGAATCAATTGATTTTACTGAAAACTACTATACAAGTGATTATGTTATCGTTGTGAAAGCAGATGGACCTTATGCAAGTGCAAAATCAATTAATGACTTTGCAGGTGCAAAAGTGACAGGGCAACAAGCAACAACACATTATGATGTTATCGACCAAATGGACGGTGTGAAGAAAGAAGTAGCAGCTACAGACTTCGGTGCAATGCGTGTTCAATTAACTTCAGGTGCGATTGATGCATACGTTTCAGAGCGTCCAGAAGGGATTTCTGCTGAACTAGCAATGAAAAACATTAAATACATCGTACCAGAACCAAACTTCGAAGCGGATCCTTCAACAACTGCCGTTGCAGTAGGATTAAAAAAGGGTTCAAATTTAGCGGAACAAATCAACAAAGTTTTAGCTGAAATTCCAGAAGAAGAGCGTCAAAAATTAATGGAAGACGCCATTGCAAATCAACCAGCAGCACAATAA
- a CDS encoding DUF6501 family protein has translation MLHLKWKDAPTIRTVKCVHTNAAKYLVSNVLTVGKEYEVKNETEEFIFVIDNTGQIGGYYKEYFA, from the coding sequence ATGTTACATTTAAAATGGAAAGATGCGCCAACGATTCGTACCGTGAAATGTGTGCACACAAACGCAGCTAAGTATTTAGTTTCAAATGTTTTAACAGTTGGAAAAGAATACGAAGTGAAAAATGAAACGGAAGAGTTCATTTTTGTTATCGACAATACAGGCCAAATTGGTGGCTACTACAAAGAGTATTTCGCTTAA
- the odhB gene encoding 2-oxoglutarate dehydrogenase complex dihydrolipoyllysine-residue succinyltransferase → MAEIKVPELAESITEGTIAQWVKKVGDRVEKGEFIVELETDKVNAEIISEEAGVLTQILAPEGDTVLVGQVIAVVEAGEGAAPAPVAPVQEAAPAQAAPAAPVAAPAAPAPIVEESTDRVIASPAARKLAREKGIDLAAISPVDPQGRVRVQDVAAHGTAPVAQAAVAAVAANGPMVFTPAGDSDRVTVEKMSRRRQTIAKRLLEVKQSTAMLTTFNEIDMTNIMALRKRKQEQFVKNNDIKLGFMSFFTKAVVAALKKYPYVNAQISGDEIHLNNFFDIGVAVSTEEGLVVPVVRDANSKNFAEIERNIAELAGKARDKKLGLNDMAGGSFTITNGGVFGSLMSTPIMNGTQAGILGMHSIVNRPVAINGEVQIRPMMYVALSYDHRIIDGKDSVGFLKTVKEMIENPEDLLLNS, encoded by the coding sequence GTGGCTGAAATTAAAGTCCCTGAATTAGCAGAATCAATTACTGAAGGTACAATTGCTCAGTGGGTGAAAAAAGTTGGAGATCGCGTAGAAAAAGGCGAATTCATCGTAGAATTAGAAACAGATAAAGTAAACGCTGAAATCATTTCTGAAGAAGCGGGTGTATTAACTCAAATTTTAGCTCCAGAAGGCGATACAGTTCTTGTAGGTCAAGTAATCGCAGTAGTTGAAGCTGGTGAAGGCGCAGCACCTGCACCTGTAGCACCAGTTCAAGAAGCGGCACCAGCACAAGCGGCTCCAGCTGCTCCAGTTGCAGCACCAGCAGCTCCGGCTCCAATCGTGGAAGAGTCTACTGATCGTGTGATTGCATCTCCAGCAGCACGTAAATTAGCTCGTGAAAAAGGAATTGACTTAGCGGCAATTTCTCCAGTAGATCCACAAGGCCGTGTTCGCGTACAAGACGTTGCAGCTCATGGTACAGCACCAGTAGCTCAAGCGGCAGTTGCAGCAGTAGCAGCAAATGGCCCAATGGTATTCACTCCAGCAGGCGATTCTGATCGTGTAACGGTTGAGAAAATGTCTCGTCGTCGTCAAACAATTGCAAAACGTTTATTAGAAGTTAAACAATCAACTGCAATGTTAACAACATTTAACGAAATCGACATGACAAACATCATGGCATTACGTAAACGTAAACAAGAGCAATTCGTAAAAAATAATGACATCAAATTAGGTTTCATGTCGTTCTTTACGAAAGCTGTTGTTGCAGCACTTAAAAAATATCCTTACGTTAACGCACAAATTAGCGGTGACGAAATTCACTTAAACAACTTCTTTGATATCGGTGTTGCCGTATCTACAGAAGAAGGTTTAGTCGTACCTGTAGTACGTGATGCAAACAGCAAGAACTTCGCAGAGATCGAAAGAAATATTGCTGAATTAGCTGGTAAAGCACGCGACAAAAAATTAGGCTTAAACGACATGGCTGGTGGTTCGTTTACAATCACTAACGGTGGTGTATTCGGTTCATTAATGTCTACACCAATCATGAACGGTACACAAGCTGGTATTTTAGGCATGCACTCAATCGTAAACCGTCCAGTAGCGATTAACGGTGAAGTTCAAATCCGTCCAATGATGTACGTGGCATTATCTTATGACCACCGTATTATCGATGGGAAAGATTCTGTTGGTTTCTTAAAAACAGTTAAGGAAATGATCGAAAATCCAGAAGATTTATTATTAAATTCTTAA